In Ischnura elegans chromosome 6, ioIscEleg1.1, whole genome shotgun sequence, one genomic interval encodes:
- the LOC124160164 gene encoding pro-resilin-like, producing the protein MSPLIKGSLLGLVLAVAATLSVAEPPVGGGGGGFGGQQSYLPPSQGYGAPAAGSFAQGGGGGPSQSYGAPSGGSPAFGGGWSGGGGGGSHSGGSPAQSYGAPAGDGPYPDQPSGQYGAPAGGAAPVGSGGFGAPSQSYGAPSYNSGFSGQQSQQQPTGGLSSSYGAPSAGFSGQQSSFGGSGGGYPRGPAPISGGAQRVSPQRPSGSYGAPAPSQNYGAPSRGAFSYQSGGIVGVPSSSYGAPSAGGGGSISNTYGAPSRGNGGQVSSSYGPPAGGNGGQIGSSYGAPARGNGGQVSTSYGAPSRGSGGGGQISSSYGAPARGNGGQVSSSYGAPSRGSGGGGQVSSSYGAPSRGTGGQVSTSYGAPSGSSGGQISSSYGAPARGNGGQVSTSYGAPSRGSGGGGRPSSSYGAPSRGSGGQISTSYGAPSGGSGASRPSGEYGAPFGSVPGSFGVPSITSGGNGGFQGTPSQSYGAPSQSYGAPSQSSGAQGGYSGGGFSGGASFGSGGGGGYSGGGGYSGGGGYSGGGGGGGYSNGNGYSGRGNAAPSGSYGAPSQGPAPVPSSNYGAPSAGSAPPSSSYGAPAAGGQGYSGGGGGYQSGGAANGGGQKYDANGGYVY; encoded by the exons ATGTCGCCTCTAATAAAG GGATCCTTACTCGGCCTCGTGCTAGCAGTGGCTGCAACCCTCAGCGTGGCCGAGCCTCCCGTCggtggaggtggaggag GCTTCGGCGGACAACAGAGTTACCTGCCCCCATCACAAGGATACGGCGCTCCCGCTGCCGGGAGCTTCGCCCAAGGCGGAGGCGGGGGTCCCTCGCAGTCTTACGGTGCCCCAAGCGGGGGAAGCCCTGCCTTCGGAGGGGGCTGGAGCGGAGGTGGCGGAGGAGGAAGCCACAGCGGAGGCTCACCTGCCCAGTCTTACGGAGCTCCCGCGGGAGACGGCCCTTACCCTGACCAGCCGTCCGGCCAGTATGGAGCACCGGCTGGAGGAGCAGCGCCCGTCGGATCTGGCGGCTTCGGCGCGCCATCACAGAGCTACGGAGCGCCCTCCTACAACTCCGGTTTCTCCGGACAACAGTCCCAGCAGCAACCAACAGGGGGACTTTCTTCTAGCTACGGAGCGCCGTCTGCGGGATTTTCTGGACAGCAATCATCGTTCGGCGGATCTGGAGGCGGGTACCCCAGAGGACCGGCACCTATCTCCGGAGGCGCCCAAAGAGTGAGCCCCCAGCGACCCTCCGGCTCGTATGGAGCGCCGGCGCCATCTCAGAACTATGGGGCCCCATCGAGGGGTGCTTTCTCGTATCAGTCCGGTGGGATTGTGGGCGTTCCGTCATCTTCATACGGAGCACCATCTGCGGGAGGTGGTGGTTCCATCTCCAACACCTATGGAGCTCCGTCCAGGGGGAATGGTGGCCAGGTTTCTTCTAGCTACGGTCCCCCAGCGGGAGGAAATGGAGGACAGATAGGAAGCAGCTACGGTGCTCCAGCTAGGGGTAATGGAGGTCAGGTGTCCACGAGCTATGGAGCTCCATCGAGGGGATCAGGAGGCGGAGGACAGATCTCTTCCAGCTATGGTGCCCCAGCTAGAGGAAATGGAGGCCAGGTATCATCTAGCTACGGAGCTCCCTCCAGGGGATCAGGGGGTGGTGGACAGGTGTCTTCCAGCTACGGTGCACCATCCAGGGGAACCGGTGGTCAGGTGTCCACTAGCTACGGCGCTCCATCAGGAAGCAGTGGCGGGCAAATCTCCAGCAGCTACGGAGCCCCAGCGAGAGGTAATGGTGGCCAGGTCTCCACGAGCTATGGAGCTCCTTCCAGGGGTTCAGGAGGTGGTGGACGGCCATCTTCCAGCTACGGTGCACCATCTAGAGGAAGCGGTGGTCAGATATCAACAAGCTACGGTGCTCCGTCGGGAGGTTCCGGGGCCAGTCGGCCTTCTGGAGAGTATGGTGCACCATTTGGTTCCGTCCCTGGTAGCTTCGGTGTTCCCTCCATAACTTCTGGTGGTAATGGTGGATTCCAGGGCACCCCTTCGCAAAGCTACGGCGCTCCATCACAAAGTTACGGTGCCCCATCCCAGTCTTCAGGAGCTCAAGGAGGATACTCCGGGGGCGGGTTCTCTGGTGGAGCTAGCTTCGGCTCCGGAGGCGGTGGTGGTTACTCTGGCGGCGGAGGCTATTCTGGAGGCGGTGGCTATTCTGGAGGCGGCGGCGGTGGTGGCTACTCAAACGGCAACGGATATAGCGGCAGGGGTAACGCCGCGCCCTCCGGAAGTTACGGCGCACCTTCTCAAGGTCCCGCTCCTGTTCCATCCTCTAACTACGGTGCACCCTCAGCAGGATCTGCGCCCCCGTCTTCCTCTTACGGTGCCCCGGCGGCTGGCGGTCAGGGCTACAGCGGAGGCGGCGGAGGTTACCAAAGCGGTGGTGCAGCCAACGGGGGAGGACAAAAATATGACGCAAACGGTGGATACGTGTATTGA